A part of Neoarius graeffei isolate fNeoGra1 chromosome 22, fNeoGra1.pri, whole genome shotgun sequence genomic DNA contains:
- the LOC132870558 gene encoding tripartite motif-containing protein 29-like: protein MLEKHKDHDAVSVATERAEKQSELKEEQMKSQQRIQEKQKVVQELKQAVNTIKLSAQTAVEDSERIFTELISSMEKKRWEVTELIRDQEKAELSRAERVLEQLEQEIADLQRRVTELEQLSHTHNHIHFLQVLASGRRSPQLQRPDFHTSSVTVHQHLSFDGVRNSLSDLKKRLGEFCEEEFSKIPPHELLSLVQGAVHIQLSQEHDTWSF from the exons atgTTGGAGAAACATAAAGACCATGATGCTGTTTCAGTTGCAacagaaagagctgagaaacag agtgagttaaaggaggagcagatgaaatcccagcagagaatccaggagaagcagaaggtggtgcaggagctgaaacaggctgtgaacactataaag ctcagtgcacagacagcagtggaggacagcgagaggatctttactgagctgatcagctccatggagaaaaagcgctgggaggtgacggagctgatcagagatcaggagaaggctgaactgagtcgagctgaacgagtcctggagcaactggagcaggagattgctgatcttcagaggagagtcactgaactggagcagctttcacacacacacaatcacatccatttcctccag gttttagcttctggacgtcgcTCTCCTCAACTTCAaagaccagattttcacacatccagcgtcactgtccatcaacatctctcatttgatggagtgaggaattctctctcagatctgaaaaagagactcggggaattctgtgaggaggaattcagcaaaatccctccacatg AGCTACTTTCtcttgtgcaaggcgccgttcacATTCAGCTTTCCCAGGAACACGACACGTG
- the LOC132870560 gene encoding E3 ubiquitin/ISG15 ligase TRIM25-like has product MAEASISVAQDQFMCPVCLDLLKDAVTISGHSFCKVCINGCWDQKGVYSCPQCRDAFTTRPVLCRNNMLAEVVEKLKKTEVQDVECDFCTGRKHKAVKSCLMCLASFCETHLKPHLEVPALKKTH; this is encoded by the coding sequence atggctgaggccagtatttcagtagctcaggaccagttcatgtgtccagtgtgtctggatctcctgaaggatgcGGTGACTATCTccggtcacagtttctgtaaggtgtgtattaatggctgctgggatcagaagggcgtctacagctgtcctcagtgcagagatgctttcactacaaggcctgttctatgcagaaacaacatgctggctgaagtggtggagaaactgaagaagactgaagtccaagatgtggagtgtgatttctgcaccgggagaaaacacaaagccgtcaagtcctgtctgatgtgtttggcttcattttgtgaaactcatctgaaacctcatcttgaagttcctgctttgaaaaaaacacattaa